TTGACCCTTTCCTCATCACTGGAAAAGATGGTCGGGTCGTCATCGATCTCAGTCGCAGTAGACCAATCCTCGTAATCGCCGATGATGGAGTGCCAGACTTCTTCGAATCCAAGGTAGATCTGCGCGTATCGTGAAAATCCCAGAGTATAAAGACCAGATGTATTTGCCTGGGGCGGCAAACATAGGGGTATCCGGGCGGTATTCAGGTGGTTTACCACGCCATGTGGCTCTCTGTTCAGGTTAATGTTCGATCGATGTATGTCGGAAGATGGAATGGGGTTTACTTGATAGTGGCCCTGATTCGCGAAACCAGGTCGAGGTCGGCTTTAGCCATGGCAGTAATGGATAGATGTCGAATATTGGTAAAAAAGTCGAGCCGAGTTggaaaaagacaagaagtGGGAATTGCCTCTGGAGATGGTGTGTCTAAAGTATGTAACATTAGGTAGTGCCGTTTGCGTAAAAGCTGCTTCCATTGTTGCGTTTTCCATAGTCAACCAATCAACCCGCGTACGAGACGAACAAAGGATCAGCCAACACATCCATGATAACTTTCTCAGCTCGACTGACTAATAGTCTCTTGTTGGCAAAAGTTTTGAAATTGTATATAGACGAGTATACAATGTCCAGTCCGGTGGAGTGCTGGATTACTTAATCGGGCCCATGGCCGAGTCAGACCGCTATACCCGATCGGGAGAAAGTCACGAAATACGAGGTTATGTTTCTGCGATGGATCCAGATAGTGCAGAGAGTGGGCGGGATGTATTATAAGGAGGTGAGGGGAATTGAGAATCAGATTCTTTCAATTCTattcttcattttcattcTATCTTTCTCTCGTACCACTCGCTTGATTATTACTCATTGTTTGCAAAAATGTCCGGCGGTTTCGATAACTGGAAGCCCTACTTCTACGACCCGTCCATGGTGGCGGcggtcatcttcatcatcctttACGGAATAGTGACCGGCCTGCATACATACCACCTGTTCCGAACGAGGACATGGTTCTTCGTCCCGATGGTGCTTGGAGGATACTGTCAGTTTCGGTCCCCGCCCCTGCTCCAAATAGCTGCTCCGCTCCGTATGAAACATTTCTGACAGAAACAGTCGAGTTCATAGGATACATCGGCCGCGCGTTATCGGCATCTCAGACGCCAGACTGGACACTCGGACCCTATATAATGCAGAGCGTTCTGCTCCTCGTTGCGCCGGCACTTTTTGCCGCAAGTATCTATATGTACTTGGGTCGGCTCATCGCTCTCGTACGCGGCGAGAAATTCTCCGTCATTCGGGTCGGGTGGATGACCAAGATATTTGTTGCTGGCGATGTCCTCAGTTTCCTGATGCAATCATCGGGTATGATACGAACGCACGCTCGCGCTGGATGAACATATGCTGACGGTATTTCAGGCGCTGGGATCCTCGTAACAGACTCGCAGCAAATGGGGGAGAATATCATCGTGGGCGGCCTCTTTGTGCAAATCGctttcttcggcttcttcgtcgtctgctCGTTCATATTTCAGCGACGTATCAACCGCCACCCCACCGCGCTCGGAAATGCCAGCACAACTCCATGGATGAAGCATATGTGGGCGCTCTATGGCT
The nucleotide sequence above comes from Aspergillus puulaauensis MK2 DNA, chromosome 3, nearly complete sequence. Encoded proteins:
- a CDS encoding RTA1 domain-containing protein (COG:S;~EggNog:ENOG410PN5J;~InterPro:IPR007568;~PFAM:PF04479;~TransMembrane:7 (o12-33i45-66o78-100i112-133o153-175i199-220o232-252i);~go_component: GO:0016021 - integral component of membrane [Evidence IEA]), which gives rise to MSGGFDNWKPYFYDPSMVAAVIFIILYGIVTGLHTYHLFRTRTWFFVPMVLGGYFEFIGYIGRALSASQTPDWTLGPYIMQSVLLLVAPALFAASIYMYLGRLIALVRGEKFSVIRVGWMTKIFVAGDVLSFLMQSSGAGILVTDSQQMGENIIVGGLFVQIAFFGFFVVCSFIFQRRINRHPTALGNASTTPWMKHMWALYGSSILILIRSIFRVVEYLQGWDGYLLRNEAFIYVFDALLMWLVMVIFVVIHPSEVNCLLGRGRVMTTKGGLSISEVTV